A part of Chloroflexota bacterium genomic DNA contains:
- a CDS encoding VOC family protein, which produces MNTFLHTRIRVADLENSISFYEEHFGFVVKSRSARSPHGNQIAHLELPGNAHTLELTYSPDYDLAVPEDLMHFAIGVDDLTAYCEGLEQKGVEIWPDDWRSAFANLKMAFIDDPDGYEIELLENSAD; this is translated from the coding sequence ATGAACACGTTCCTCCACACCCGCATCCGGGTCGCCGACCTGGAAAATTCGATCAGCTTCTACGAGGAACACTTCGGTTTCGTCGTCAAATCGCGCAGCGCCCGTTCGCCGCACGGAAACCAGATCGCGCACCTCGAATTGCCCGGCAACGCCCACACCCTCGAGCTGACCTATTCGCCCGATTACGATCTCGCCGTTCCCGAGGACCTCATGCACTTTGCGATCGGCGTCGACGACCTGACAGCCTACTGCGAGGGCCTGGAGCAAAAAGGCGTCGAGATCTGGCCGGACGACTGGCGATCGGCGTTCGCCAACCTGAAAATGGCGTTCATCGACGACCCCGACGGGTATGAAATCGAGTTGCTGGAGAACAGCGCCGACTAG
- a CDS encoding haloalkane dehalogenase: MPEADPYDRRRVKVLDSEISYIDAGSGDAIVFLHGNGTYSYVWRNIIPFAEPFGRCLAPDLMGCGDSGKLPGSMYRIADQTRYLDAWFEALELGDRITLVLHDWGGPIGFDWAHRNRDRIKGIAYMETLVQPLEWDDWPEIRRDLFKQFRSPMGEDLVLKDNFFIETIGTRMVGQLPEAVMDAYRRPYLEPGESRRPTLTFTRECPIGGEPADVIEMIDRVGRWLSASELPKLFINAYPGSILTGRQRNFCRSWPNQKERTVLGIHYIQEDSPFQIGEAIADFLKSMR; encoded by the coding sequence ATTCCGGAAGCAGACCCTTACGACCGCAGACGCGTCAAGGTCCTCGACAGCGAGATTTCCTACATCGACGCCGGAAGCGGTGACGCAATCGTATTCCTCCACGGCAACGGCACTTACTCCTATGTGTGGCGGAACATCATTCCGTTCGCCGAGCCGTTCGGGCGTTGCCTGGCGCCGGACCTTATGGGATGCGGGGACTCGGGGAAGCTGCCCGGGTCCATGTATCGCATTGCCGACCAGACCAGGTACCTGGATGCTTGGTTCGAGGCGTTGGAGCTCGGCGATCGAATCACGCTGGTGCTGCACGACTGGGGCGGGCCGATCGGGTTCGACTGGGCCCATCGCAACCGGGACCGGATCAAGGGCATTGCCTACATGGAAACTCTGGTCCAGCCGCTGGAGTGGGACGATTGGCCTGAAATCAGGCGGGACCTGTTCAAGCAATTCCGATCCCCGATGGGCGAAGACCTGGTTCTGAAGGACAACTTCTTCATCGAGACGATAGGCACCCGCATGGTCGGCCAGCTGCCGGAAGCGGTGATGGATGCCTACCGGCGGCCGTACCTGGAGCCGGGCGAGTCGCGGCGACCCACGCTCACGTTCACCCGGGAGTGCCCGATCGGCGGGGAGCCCGCGGACGTTATCGAAATGATTGATCGGGTCGGTCGGTGGTTGTCGGCCAGCGAATTGCCGAAGCTTTTCATCAACGCCTATCCGGGCTCGATCCTGACCGGACGACAGCGCAACTTCTGCCGATCCTGGCCGAACCAAAAAGAAAGGACCGTGCTGGGAATCCACTACATCCAGGAGGATTCGCCGTTCCAAATCGGCGAGGCGATCGCCGACTTTCTTAAATCGATGCGCTGA
- a CDS encoding MFS transporter: MRPHRPTTALDTLHQPGFLLLWLSTGIYHSGHFLRGTIQSWLVLQLTNSSTWVGLVNGLPVVVTGPLSFFAGAITDRSDPRQMLLWTRGATGFLCFLTGFLISAQIIDAVQLLALATTLNAAYYLAFPANQVYIVGLVGPERLLTANALVNGFGFGINFVAPALAGYAAARLGIDSVYYALGLAYLVATVLILRTPPTPVEGTPTTGNLIRKVLIGIGFVRTQPGLAWVFYLALLSILGAPFSIILPAMTRDELGAGAAGFGLVVASQGVGSLAGTVALLAYGQLPRKGLAMLAGGVLWATGMIIIGLSQELWQAIAAGILMGFSPPLWMNSVQTVIITAVPAPMRARMAALFALSFQMVPAGYLLGGFLADALGPAASLQLLGLASLLAHVPPLFSRQFREIG; the protein is encoded by the coding sequence ATGAGACCCCATCGCCCGACGACGGCGCTCGACACCCTGCATCAACCGGGGTTCCTGCTGTTGTGGCTGTCGACCGGCATCTACCATTCCGGCCATTTCCTGCGCGGGACCATCCAGAGCTGGCTGGTCCTGCAGTTGACCAATTCATCCACCTGGGTGGGACTGGTGAACGGCCTGCCGGTGGTTGTGACCGGTCCGTTGTCCTTCTTCGCCGGGGCGATTACCGACCGCAGCGACCCTCGGCAGATGCTGCTCTGGACCCGTGGCGCGACCGGTTTCCTGTGCTTCTTGACCGGGTTCCTGATCTCGGCCCAGATCATCGACGCCGTACAGCTGCTGGCCCTGGCCACGACCCTGAACGCGGCCTACTATCTTGCGTTCCCGGCCAACCAGGTCTATATCGTGGGCCTGGTCGGACCCGAGCGATTGCTGACCGCCAACGCGTTGGTCAACGGGTTCGGGTTCGGCATCAATTTCGTCGCCCCGGCTTTGGCCGGGTACGCCGCCGCCCGGCTCGGCATCGACTCCGTCTATTACGCGCTCGGCCTGGCCTACCTGGTGGCGACGGTGCTGATACTGCGCACCCCGCCGACACCGGTCGAGGGAACGCCAACGACCGGCAACCTGATCCGCAAGGTGCTGATCGGGATCGGTTTCGTCAGGACCCAACCCGGTCTGGCCTGGGTCTTTTACCTGGCCCTGCTGTCAATTTTGGGGGCGCCGTTTTCGATCATCCTGCCGGCGATGACCCGCGACGAACTGGGCGCCGGGGCGGCCGGATTCGGGCTGGTCGTGGCGAGCCAGGGGGTTGGCAGCCTGGCCGGCACGGTCGCCCTGCTGGCTTACGGCCAATTGCCGCGCAAGGGTCTGGCGATGCTGGCCGGCGGGGTCCTGTGGGCGACCGGGATGATCATCATCGGCTTGTCGCAGGAGCTCTGGCAGGCGATCGCGGCGGGAATCCTGATGGGTTTTTCGCCGCCGCTCTGGATGAATTCGGTCCAGACCGTAATCATCACGGCCGTCCCGGCGCCGATGCGGGCGCGCATGGCGGCGCTTTTCGCGCTCTCGTTCCAGATGGTCCCGGCCGGCTACCTGCTCGGCGGGTTCTTGGCCGACGCCCTCGGGCCCGCCGCAAGCCTGCAGCTGCTCGGCCTTGCCAGCCTGCTTGCCCACGTGCCGCCGCTGTTCTCGCGCCAGTTCCGCGAGATCGGCTGA
- a CDS encoding arylsulfatase, which translates to MPADRPNIILILADDMGYSDIGCFGSEIHTPTLDALGRGGSRFSQFYNYARCCPTRAALITGRHPHQSGVGHMTADFGVAPYQGYLNQDCVTIAEALKTAGYNTFMAGKWHVGGDYGEGTDEAGDPTHPTPYTRGFDQHYGILTGGGSYFDPITLVRNDCAVAVSAGEDYYLTDAITNAALEMLEGHGGPDDPFFLYMAYTAPHWPLHARPEDIANCQGRYQVGWDELRKRRHEELKGQGILDEKWDIAPRNELSTAWENSPRQEWEASRMATYAAQIEAMDRNIGRLVSRLEQTGQRDNTLIVFLSDNGGCAEFLREDGHIGICPTQTRDGRPVTYGNHYDAEPGPENFFMSYDLPWANASNTPFRLFKHYVHEGGISTPFVANWPAEIPAGGIVHSPACILDLMPTFVEAAGADYSAAAAGRDIPMEGESLIKPLAGQAWSRQDPIFIEHEANCCVRDGEWKLVRRHPGPWELYNLEQDRTELTNLAESEPARVLKMSAQFDEFARRVGSVNGAEFDRMVVESGWAAGDDAVSASRPGGYAQ; encoded by the coding sequence ATGCCCGCCGACCGCCCCAACATCATCCTGATCCTGGCCGACGACATGGGTTATTCGGACATAGGCTGTTTCGGGTCCGAGATCCATACGCCGACCCTCGACGCCCTCGGCCGCGGCGGGTCTCGCTTTTCGCAGTTCTACAACTACGCCCGTTGCTGCCCGACCCGGGCCGCGCTAATCACCGGCCGCCACCCGCACCAGTCGGGGGTCGGTCACATGACCGCCGATTTCGGCGTCGCGCCCTATCAGGGCTATCTGAACCAGGACTGCGTGACGATCGCCGAGGCCCTCAAGACCGCCGGCTACAACACATTTATGGCCGGCAAATGGCATGTCGGCGGCGACTACGGCGAGGGGACCGACGAAGCCGGCGACCCGACCCACCCGACTCCCTACACCCGCGGCTTCGATCAGCACTACGGGATCCTCACCGGCGGTGGCAGCTATTTCGATCCGATAACCCTGGTTCGCAACGACTGCGCGGTGGCGGTCAGCGCCGGCGAGGACTACTACCTGACGGATGCGATCACCAACGCCGCCCTGGAAATGCTCGAAGGCCACGGCGGACCCGACGACCCGTTCTTCCTGTACATGGCCTACACGGCCCCGCACTGGCCGCTGCACGCCCGTCCCGAGGACATCGCCAACTGCCAGGGGCGCTATCAGGTCGGCTGGGACGAACTGCGCAAGCGTCGCCACGAGGAGCTCAAGGGCCAGGGGATCCTGGACGAAAAGTGGGACATTGCACCCCGTAACGAACTCTCCACCGCCTGGGAGAACAGTCCCCGCCAGGAGTGGGAAGCTTCGCGCATGGCCACCTATGCGGCCCAGATCGAGGCGATGGACCGCAACATCGGAAGGCTGGTATCCCGCCTGGAGCAGACCGGGCAGCGCGACAACACCCTGATCGTGTTCCTCTCCGACAACGGCGGCTGCGCCGAATTCCTGCGCGAGGACGGACACATCGGTATCTGCCCGACCCAGACCCGCGACGGGCGTCCGGTCACCTACGGCAACCATTACGACGCCGAGCCCGGTCCCGAAAACTTCTTCATGAGTTACGACCTGCCCTGGGCCAACGCCTCCAATACGCCGTTCCGGCTGTTCAAGCACTACGTGCACGAGGGCGGGATCTCCACCCCCTTCGTGGCCAACTGGCCGGCGGAGATTCCGGCCGGCGGGATCGTCCATTCGCCGGCCTGCATCCTCGACCTGATGCCGACATTCGTCGAAGCCGCCGGCGCCGACTATTCGGCCGCCGCCGCCGGCCGCGACATCCCCATGGAGGGCGAGAGCCTGATCAAACCGCTCGCCGGCCAGGCCTGGAGCCGCCAGGATCCGATATTCATCGAGCACGAGGCCAACTGCTGCGTGCGCGACGGCGAGTGGAAGCTGGTGCGCCGGCACCCCGGACCCTGGGAGCTGTACAACCTCGAGCAAGACCGTACCGAGCTGACCAACCTGGCCGAAAGCGAGCCCGCGCGGGTGCTCAAGATGAGTGCCCAATTCGACGAATTCGCCCGGCGCGTGGGCTCGGTCAACGGGGCCGAATTCGACCGGATGGTGGTCGAATCGGGCTGGGCGGCCGGCGACGACGCGGTGTCGGCTTCCCGTCCCGGCGGCTACGCCCAGTAG
- a CDS encoding YceI family protein, whose amino-acid sequence MVAFIVLDIALVAGFAIWWMQGSPEASGPTPAPTLTVPAATPAPAAQPAAAPAETPAPVQSVPEPPAPTPVEPTAAPTPAPALEPSGDAVLYRFGDGDATASFAVDEILNNAPFTALGITDEAAGDIVIDWADPAASQLGTILINARTLETDNPFRDRAIRNSILESSQDLYEFISFAPTELRGLPDSVAVGDKVDFEVVGDLTIREITVSTVWAVSVTLASEDQINGEASTEVLRSDFDLQIPSVPRVAGVDDDVQLTLVFSAQRVG is encoded by the coding sequence TTGGTCGCATTCATAGTCCTTGACATCGCCTTGGTGGCCGGGTTTGCGATCTGGTGGATGCAGGGTTCGCCCGAAGCTTCGGGCCCGACGCCGGCTCCGACGCTGACCGTCCCGGCCGCCACGCCGGCTCCGGCCGCCCAACCGGCCGCCGCCCCCGCGGAAACTCCCGCGCCAGTTCAGTCGGTTCCCGAACCGCCCGCCCCGACCCCGGTCGAGCCGACCGCTGCGCCGACTCCGGCCCCGGCGCTTGAGCCCAGCGGTGATGCGGTGCTTTACCGCTTCGGCGACGGAGACGCCACGGCCAGCTTCGCCGTGGACGAAATCCTCAACAACGCCCCGTTCACCGCCCTGGGTATCACCGACGAGGCGGCCGGTGACATCGTCATCGACTGGGCCGACCCTGCCGCTTCACAGCTCGGCACGATCTTGATTAACGCCCGCACCCTGGAAACCGACAACCCCTTCCGCGACCGCGCCATCCGCAATTCGATCCTGGAATCAAGCCAGGACCTTTACGAGTTCATCTCGTTTGCTCCGACCGAACTGCGCGGGTTGCCGGACTCGGTGGCGGTAGGCGACAAGGTCGATTTCGAGGTGGTGGGCGATCTGACCATCCGTGAAATCACCGTCTCGACAGTCTGGGCCGTGAGTGTCACCCTTGCCTCCGAGGATCAGATAAACGGCGAGGCCAGCACCGAGGTGTTACGGTCCGATTTCGATCTGCAGATCCCCAGCGTGCCGCGCGTGGCCGGGGTGGATGACGACGTGCAGCTGACTCTGGTTTTCAGCGCCCAGCGGGTCGGCTGA
- a CDS encoding STAS domain-containing protein — MHELSASQQQGTLVLSVVGRVEAGNAPELEREVVAEIEKGSTSMVLDCSRLDYIASAGLRVLLVVAQRINDDGGRFAVAAVPHRIREILAISGFDQVIAVADSPEQAISGFN; from the coding sequence ATGCACGAACTCTCCGCCTCACAGCAACAGGGGACCCTGGTGCTCTCGGTGGTCGGCAGGGTCGAGGCGGGCAACGCTCCGGAGTTGGAGCGCGAAGTGGTGGCCGAGATCGAAAAAGGCTCAACCAGCATGGTCCTGGACTGCAGCCGCCTGGACTACATCGCCAGCGCCGGGCTGCGGGTGCTCCTGGTTGTGGCCCAGCGAATCAACGACGATGGCGGGCGGTTCGCGGTCGCGGCGGTCCCGCACCGGATTCGCGAAATCCTGGCGATTTCAGGGTTCGATCAGGTGATTGCGGTCGCCGACTCCCCCGAACAGGCGATCTCGGGATTTAACTAG
- a CDS encoding NAD(P)-dependent alcohol dehydrogenase gives MKALVLNGPLDLELSELPAPGAPGPGQVRVKVKAVGVCGSDVHYYEHGRIGDFVVEEPMVLGHEAAGVVEAVGDGVRSLSPGDAVAMEPGVPCGDCRECRIGRYNLCKDVRFWATPPIDGVLAEFALHPAAMTYKLPAGMTLDEGALMEPLAVGVHACNRGRVGPGCVVAVNGAGPIGCVTLMAALAYGASQVVVADVVPDRLERARELGAETIVDARSESLDAAVMAATNGRGADVGIECSGHPSGPQTLVDAAAPGGRVVLVGMGPQPTDLDLVAAMVKEVDLATVFRYAHNYPTAIDLTASGRIPVARLVTDRFPLEDSVAAFEFASAGRPGTCKVMIDV, from the coding sequence ATGAAGGCCCTAGTACTTAACGGCCCGCTCGACCTGGAGCTGTCGGAACTGCCCGCTCCCGGCGCACCGGGTCCGGGCCAGGTTCGGGTCAAAGTGAAGGCGGTGGGAGTTTGCGGCAGCGACGTTCACTACTACGAGCACGGCCGGATCGGCGACTTTGTCGTCGAGGAACCGATGGTCCTGGGACACGAGGCGGCGGGCGTGGTCGAAGCGGTCGGCGACGGCGTGCGGTCGCTCTCGCCGGGCGATGCCGTGGCCATGGAGCCGGGCGTCCCCTGCGGGGACTGCCGCGAATGCCGGATCGGGCGCTACAACCTCTGCAAGGACGTCCGGTTTTGGGCGACCCCGCCGATAGATGGCGTGCTGGCCGAGTTCGCCCTGCACCCGGCGGCGATGACCTACAAGCTGCCCGCCGGGATGACCCTCGACGAAGGCGCCCTCATGGAGCCGCTCGCGGTGGGGGTACACGCCTGCAACCGTGGCCGCGTCGGGCCCGGCTGCGTAGTCGCGGTTAACGGGGCCGGCCCTATCGGCTGCGTCACCCTCATGGCCGCCCTCGCTTACGGGGCCTCGCAGGTGGTGGTGGCCGACGTGGTTCCCGACCGCCTGGAACGCGCCCGCGAACTGGGCGCGGAGACCATTGTCGACGCCCGGTCCGAGTCGCTGGACGCGGCCGTAATGGCCGCCACCAACGGGAGGGGGGCCGACGTCGGAATCGAATGCTCCGGCCATCCAAGCGGCCCGCAGACCCTGGTCGACGCCGCCGCCCCTGGCGGCCGGGTGGTGCTGGTCGGGATGGGGCCACAGCCGACCGACCTGGACCTGGTGGCGGCGATGGTCAAGGAGGTCGACCTTGCCACGGTGTTCCGCTACGCCCACAACTACCCGACCGCGATCGATCTGACCGCCAGCGGGCGGATCCCGGTGGCCCGGCTGGTGACTGACCGCTTCCCGCTCGAAGATTCGGTAGCGGCGTTCGAATTCGCCAGCGCCGGGCGGCCCGGCACCTGTAAGGTCATGATCGACGTCTGA
- a CDS encoding MFS transporter, with amino-acid sequence MIALDALRQPGFALVWISTSINFSAYFLRSTIQGWLVLQLTNSSTWVGLVNGLPVIVTAPMSFFAGAITDRSDARLLIIWTRAASTFTCFLTAFLITSQVIDVYQLLVLATALNAAFYLAFPANQTYIVALVGPERLLAANSLVTGFGFGFNFIGPSLAGYAAAQLGIDSVYYGLGLAYLAATLTLLRTPSVPVEGSTAGENMLRNVLAGIAYVRTQPGLAWVFYVAMLGISGSPFLAILPAMARDELGLGAAGFGLIAGSQGIGSLICTSVFLAVGEVRRKGLAMLAGAVVWALGMIIIGLSQELWQAIAAGILMGFSPPLWMNSAQTVIMTAVPPPMRARMAALFALSFQMVPLGYLLGGVLADAFGPALTLQLLGVAGVLAHAPPLFSRQFREIG; translated from the coding sequence ATGATCGCGCTAGATGCACTGCGCCAGCCCGGCTTCGCGCTGGTGTGGATTTCCACCAGCATCAATTTCTCGGCCTATTTCCTGCGCAGCACGATCCAGGGCTGGCTGGTCCTGCAGTTGACCAATTCATCCACCTGGGTGGGACTGGTGAACGGCCTGCCGGTGATCGTTACCGCGCCGATGTCCTTCTTCGCCGGGGCGATTACCGACCGCAGCGACGCGCGCCTGCTGATCATCTGGACCCGCGCCGCTTCGACGTTCACCTGTTTCTTGACCGCGTTCCTGATAACTTCGCAGGTTATCGATGTCTACCAGCTGCTGGTCCTGGCGACCGCCCTCAATGCGGCCTTCTATCTGGCCTTTCCGGCCAACCAGACCTACATCGTGGCCCTGGTCGGCCCGGAGCGGTTGTTGGCCGCTAACTCGCTGGTAACCGGGTTCGGGTTCGGCTTCAACTTCATCGGGCCGTCCCTGGCCGGATACGCCGCCGCCCAACTGGGGATCGATTCGGTCTACTACGGGCTCGGTCTGGCCTATCTGGCCGCCACCCTCACCCTGCTGCGCACGCCCTCGGTCCCGGTCGAGGGATCTACCGCGGGCGAAAACATGCTCCGGAACGTGCTGGCCGGCATCGCCTACGTCCGGACCCAGCCCGGCCTGGCCTGGGTCTTCTACGTCGCCATGCTGGGGATTTCCGGTTCGCCGTTCCTGGCGATCCTGCCGGCGATGGCTCGCGACGAGCTCGGACTGGGGGCCGCCGGATTCGGACTGATCGCCGGCAGCCAGGGCATCGGCAGCCTCATATGCACGTCTGTCTTCCTGGCCGTCGGAGAGGTTCGCCGCAAGGGGTTGGCCATGCTCGCCGGGGCGGTGGTCTGGGCCCTCGGGATGATCATCATCGGCTTGTCGCAGGAGCTCTGGCAGGCGATCGCGGCCGGTATCCTGATGGGTTTTTCGCCGCCGCTCTGGATGAACTCGGCCCAGACGGTGATCATGACCGCGGTGCCGCCGCCGATGCGCGCCCGCATGGCGGCGCTGTTTGCGCTTTCGTTCCAGATGGTCCCGCTCGGCTACTTGCTCGGCGGGGTACTGGCCGACGCGTTCGGGCCCGCCCTTACCCTGCAGCTGCTCGGTGTCGCCGGCGTGCTCGCGCACGCGCCGCCGCTGTTCTCACGCCAGTTCCGCGAGATCGGTTGA
- a CDS encoding VOC family protein, whose translation MPEMKSGLYLDHVLIAVHDLSAAAAAYTALGFKVTPEGRHPGRGTHNRLMAFGPEYLELIAVHDRRAQPFRPSMDRFLSSGEGLYMFALGTGDITAASDAIRARGTDVGDPVPGRRDAGESPGYTWRSADLGRVLPGSECFLIQHDHSITERYTQPPQPLVHPNRVSGISHITLAVRDSAAAARAWHAVLGVRFAPPEPRERALRYRLALGNCFLDLESPTGRGALSEFLATRGEGPFELGLRTVDFEAATTTMGLSGSVVETPEGRSVEIGCSLAAGARLRLVEG comes from the coding sequence ATGCCGGAAATGAAGTCCGGCCTGTACCTGGATCACGTGCTGATCGCGGTGCACGACCTGTCCGCCGCCGCCGCCGCGTACACCGCGCTCGGGTTCAAGGTCACCCCGGAAGGCCGGCATCCCGGGCGCGGCACCCACAACCGGCTGATGGCGTTCGGGCCCGAGTACCTGGAACTTATTGCGGTCCATGATCGGCGGGCGCAGCCTTTCCGGCCAAGCATGGACCGATTCCTGAGCTCCGGCGAAGGGCTGTACATGTTTGCGCTGGGAACCGGCGACATTACCGCCGCCAGCGATGCCATCCGGGCGCGCGGTACCGACGTAGGCGATCCGGTCCCGGGGCGGCGGGACGCCGGCGAGAGCCCCGGATACACCTGGCGGAGCGCCGACCTGGGCCGGGTCCTACCCGGGAGCGAGTGCTTCCTGATCCAACACGACCACTCGATTACCGAGCGTTACACGCAGCCACCGCAGCCGCTTGTCCACCCCAACCGGGTCAGCGGCATCAGCCATATCACCCTGGCGGTCCGCGATTCCGCCGCCGCCGCCCGGGCCTGGCACGCGGTTCTCGGAGTCAGGTTCGCGCCGCCGGAACCGCGCGAAAGGGCTTTGCGTTACCGCCTTGCCCTCGGCAACTGCTTCCTCGACCTGGAATCGCCGACCGGCCGGGGAGCCTTGTCGGAGTTTCTCGCCACCCGCGGCGAAGGGCCTTTCGAACTTGGGCTAAGGACGGTTGATTTCGAAGCCGCGACGACGACGATGGGTCTTTCCGGTTCGGTCGTTGAGACGCCCGAAGGCCGCTCCGTTGAGATCGGCTGCTCGCTGGCGGCGGGGGCCAGGCTGCGGTTGGTGGAAGGCTGA
- a CDS encoding sulfatase-like hydrolase/transferase, whose amino-acid sequence MATPNVVLIVYDQLAASWLEAGLRGAADLPNFARLAGQGTYFSRCFSTNPVCSPARASIATGLRSSAHGVMQLGYALSPELPTFMGALSEAGWHTAACGKLHLRPHWESLEPDYRPYGFSEQHITEDPRGGAWLDWVRAEHPEHFRAVLTTIWAREMDEFSEYGPQRENLAELMAGLPMPGNVYELPFPARVSQSNWITDRALDSIASTPPGQSLLCQIGYVQPHNPYAPPRGFRRFVNFDYVPEPVPAAWRDDPLAPPAFSARAAVAEKYEWRAAREHYFADMVHLDRQLGRVLDGLADAGRQRDTYVIALADHGDLLLDHGLIFKDSFHYDACVRVPLLISGPGLAQGQVCDDLAAIEDIYPTILEAAGLPCPMPDERRPVPGQPAAPFCAGRSLLELARGRTPSDWREAVFIESFNNLDSRLPGNWVKTVRTVDARYSLYGEGAGEQLFDLAADPDEQENLAADPTHRRFRQQMRDLLLQHLLVERYPHPPRDLFRLGVH is encoded by the coding sequence GTGGCGACGCCCAACGTCGTCCTGATCGTCTATGACCAGCTGGCGGCGTCCTGGCTGGAAGCCGGCCTGCGCGGGGCGGCCGACCTGCCGAACTTTGCCCGCCTGGCCGGCCAAGGCACCTATTTCTCACGCTGCTTCTCGACCAACCCGGTCTGCAGCCCGGCCCGCGCCAGCATCGCCACCGGCCTGCGCTCCAGCGCCCACGGCGTCATGCAGCTGGGCTATGCGCTCTCGCCCGAACTGCCCACTTTCATGGGAGCGCTTTCCGAGGCCGGTTGGCACACCGCCGCCTGCGGCAAGCTGCACCTGCGGCCCCACTGGGAGAGCCTGGAACCCGACTACCGACCCTACGGGTTCAGCGAACAGCACATCACCGAGGACCCGCGCGGCGGAGCCTGGCTCGACTGGGTCCGGGCCGAGCATCCCGAGCACTTCCGCGCGGTCCTGACCACCATCTGGGCGCGCGAGATGGACGAGTTTTCCGAATACGGCCCGCAGCGCGAAAACCTCGCCGAGCTGATGGCCGGCCTGCCGATGCCGGGCAACGTTTACGAACTGCCGTTTCCGGCCAGGGTTTCACAGTCCAACTGGATCACCGACCGCGCCCTTGATTCGATCGCCTCTACCCCTCCCGGCCAATCGCTGCTCTGCCAGATCGGCTACGTCCAGCCACATAATCCCTATGCTCCGCCGCGCGGTTTCCGGCGATTCGTCAACTTCGATTACGTCCCCGAACCGGTGCCGGCGGCCTGGCGCGACGACCCACTCGCTCCGCCGGCCTTCAGCGCCCGCGCCGCGGTGGCGGAGAAGTACGAATGGCGCGCCGCGCGCGAGCACTATTTCGCCGACATGGTGCACCTTGACCGCCAGCTGGGGCGGGTCCTGGACGGGCTGGCGGACGCCGGGCGCCAGCGCGACACCTACGTGATCGCGCTGGCCGATCACGGCGACCTGCTGCTCGATCACGGCCTGATTTTCAAGGACAGCTTCCACTATGACGCCTGCGTCCGGGTGCCGCTGCTGATCAGCGGGCCGGGCCTGGCGCAAGGGCAGGTCTGCGACGATTTGGCCGCTATCGAGGACATCTACCCGACGATCTTGGAGGCCGCCGGCCTACCCTGTCCAATGCCGGACGAGCGGCGCCCGGTCCCCGGGCAGCCGGCCGCCCCTTTCTGCGCGGGCAGGTCGCTGCTCGAACTGGCCCGCGGCCGGACCCCGTCCGACTGGCGCGAGGCGGTATTCATCGAGTCGTTTAACAACCTGGACTCGCGCTTGCCGGGCAATTGGGTCAAGACGGTCCGCACTGTCGACGCCCGCTATTCGCTGTACGGGGAGGGGGCGGGCGAGCAGCTGTTCGACCTTGCGGCCGACCCCGACGAGCAGGAAAATCTAGCAGCCGACCCAACCCACCGCCGGTTCCGCCAGCAGATGCGAGACCTGCTGCTCCAGCACCTGCTGGTCGAGCGCTACCCGCACCCGCCGCGCGATCTTTTCCGGCTCGGCGTTCACTGA